One Magnolia sinica isolate HGM2019 chromosome 2, MsV1, whole genome shotgun sequence genomic window, ATTGGATGATCTGTTAATGGACATTATTTGTTGAATCCAGATTGTTGATTGGCTTTTCCTTCTAACCGTCCGTTACATGTCCACTAATCGGTCCATTAAATAATCACCCCAATAATACTGTTGGCATATTACTCAAATGAAGTAGTTCCCACGAATTCAACGGTTTATTTTGACTTACAAGTATACAAGATGTACGATTCTGGGTGCATGCGTATGATCCATCACTCCGTGCCCCAATAAAATGATTTACTCCAAATATCACTCTTTGCTCAAGGAACTATCTCTCACGTGAAAAAACTACCTCGCTCCCTCTTATATCCCATACAATGAAAGAGCATGTCACAACATATGCGTGCAAAACTGACTGCCCACGTAGAATGAATTTGTctcaatccgaaccatccaaataTCTGTAGTCACTGTAAATAGGCTATAAATAACTGGAATTTATTTCCCATTGATTACAGGCATTTACCTGTTGAATTGAATCGTTGGCTAGTTTTTACTTTCATTCGTCTGTTTGATGACCACTCGGATAGAGGTTAGTTGGGTTCATTCGTTTGGCCTTTTGGGTTAGAGCCATCAAGAAATTAGCCGACTATTAGGAAGGATTGAAATAAGGCATATTCATACCATGTGTACAATTTGCATGCATGCTTATGATAATCCATAGTCCGTCAGAGTACAGCATTATTCCTCTAAAATATAATCCACTTCTCTGTTTtggtatttattattattattattattttaataaagCAGCCCACTTATCAAAAGAGAATAAGAGGAATCATGGGATCTTGAGCCTCAGCAAGTGCATGCTTCCCCGATTTTTACGATTTcatacgagtggggcccacatggtacaCTGATATAGACACGATCTGATGGTCCATGGCCGCACTATTGATGTGCATGCCTCTAAAGTTCCTAGATGTGAAGTTTCTAACCTCCTTGTCTTTTGCCTATTTTGCTTGAATGTGGACAGTGTAGTTTTTCCTGACCGTCTATTAGCAAGCTACAGATGCAACGGTAAGGTTGTTCCAATCTAGATGATTGTTAGGGTATCCTTCATCAATGGTTGCCATCCTCAAATCAGCGGCATGGATCTCTAAACCATGGGCTCCACCTATGATAAAAATAGATAGTATATTAGTGTGTGTTTGGTAACAATTTCAGATAAGAAAATATtccaggaaaaaagaaagaaaaaaaagatgacttcatcatattcatcttcTATAAAAGAATAGcctgaaaacaatagtaattgaacaTAAAAACTCTAGAAGTATAGATTCTAAGTTTTCGCTAGTAGCATAGTTTTCATGGGATTTCGAGCCTTCTCAATAGATATATTTCAACAAGTGGGGCAGGGTGAGCTAGGTTTTGAAATTGCTCGTGGGTTGTCTCTGGTCATCTCATTGTGGGCCACATGTAAGGATAAGGCCTTGACTCAGAGAAGTCTAAAGTGCTGGAACACATTTCTCATTTTGATGTTTTCTACTTTCCAAGCATGATCTACTTTTTAGTGTGGGAGGCTAGGTTAGTTTAACTTAATGTAGAAATCCCAAAAATCTAGCTGTGCATGAGACAATAGAGATCTAGGGTTTGGatggcttacctaactgagaCACCATGGATGAAGAAGAATACTAGAAAACCAACGCTAGAATCGTCCTCTCCTTCACACATATTTATTCTAGTCGAACACAAATAGCCTCGTGTATCAAGCTATAACACTTCAACTCCTTACGCACTCATACGCAAATACTTTGCATAAATCAcactaaagtggggtccactagtttaCCCGATCACACAATCCAACTGTCAGGTCAATATAGACCGTTGattaataaggcccaccttatagagttcttatagactaatctctttatctctctatctctctttttctctacagTAGACTAACCTACTTCTCACTTACAGTGTGGGAAACTTAAAACAAACCACATCTCTCCTAATAAATCTCTCTGATAAAATAAAATGCAACCGATCAATTCAATTCCAAGTAAAACAAGGAAAGAATCTCAAGGCTATATAAATTATGAGAATGTTCCGCTGCTCTGAGAGCAGATGAATTTACAGTGCTCCTAGTTACGtaggttcacttggacagtctaaTCATGATCTTAAACATCCATTAAGTGGATAAGATATTTCATGgtctaccatgcaaaaatcacactgatcagatggtCCAACCTATCCTTAATATGGTCTTATTTTCTTTAGCCATCGCTTTTTAAAGCcgtggatgggatggttacaattgcctaacaaagGCAATCTATGTGGgttcctaacaaatagatggatcaaactgTTGGCAGGACCTTTTTTCTGTaaatgatctagactgtccatattAAAGCACATAATCAAATGGTTATGTTGTCAGATTAATGTAGTGTCTACATGGTGGCCCATGAGATGGGCGTTGGACCTAATAAACAGTCTGGATCGATAGATTGGACTGTCTATATGTTTCAGTACAACTGGGAGCACCATAACTCACAATGCTTTGAGAGCACTAGTTCATTTCTCATAAAATATAAAAACCCAAAGTAAATctcacttcttttttgaaaaaaagaaaaaaagaaaaataaaatcaacggtGCGTTTGGATGCTGACCAAATCACTTCGATCTGATTCAGTATGTTAGAAATTACCAAAGTTTAAGTGGCACCAATAATTATTAATTTTTGATAATTTCTATTCTATTTAATTGGATGAAATGCAattcacacccagatccatagctcaagtgtagactgagtggaagatacctcgtttcaacattgaggtcttgatatcaattccctagtaggggtggctatcagtgaagtgtgaacccacactgggtgtactaacaagctaacaaaaaaataaaattggatgaattgcaattcaattgattgagcatccaaacaccgAGAAAACAAGATAAAATGTATTAACCTCTCTCCTTAGTGAGATTAAACAACAACACATAATCTCCCAATTAAccaattttccttcatttcattaATTCCCACTGATACCCTATGTATTTATTTTCCTTctctttgcatttttttttctccagTGATAtattccatctccacctttttcttcTGTCCCTCTAGAATCTCTCCAACCTCTCCTAGCTTTTCTTTCTGCAGCCCCTCCTCTCTTTCCCTTCTTTCCCTTTCAACCATGTCAGCAGCTGATCATCACAGCCTGTTGTGTTGGTGACATGTGCCCGTGCCATGACTTGCAATGGTATGCCTTTCTTCACTCCAAATTTCATGTTGCAGCCTACTCATGAAGAAGACCATCCCCCCACCTCTCTCAATCCAATCCTTTCACCATGCGCACCTCAagattttcatggtcattcctctctctctctctctctctctctctctctctctctatacatcCAAATGGACTTTTCCTTTATTGGGTGTCTCTTGTTTTGGGTGGTGCAGGTGTCGCCTCATTTCTAGGGAAGAGATCCATGTCATTCTCAGGAATTGAAGGGTGTGAAGATATGAATGGTGAGGATGATCTATCAGATGATGGGTCTCAGgcaggggagaagaagaggaggttGAACATGGAGCAGGTGAAGACATTGGAGAAGAACTTTGAGCTGGGGAATAAGCTGGAGCCTGAGAGGAAAATGCAGCTGGCTAGAGCTCTTGGGCTGCAGCCAAGGCAGATTGCTATATGGTTCCAGAACAGGAGAGCAAGGTGGAAGACAAAGCAGCTGGAGAAGGACTATGATCTGCTCAAGAGGCAGTTCGAGGCAGTGCAAGCTGATAATGAGTCTCTCCAAGCTCAAAACAAGAAACTCCAAGCCGAGGTATGATTCAAAtttctttcttgctttcttttcaaattagatcTGTGTTGATTCTATTGAATTGGTTCTTGggtttctgttttttcttttgttttgtttttttttcttttttttacctaTTTGATAAATAGATCTTACCCTTTTTTTTGTTCCTACTTTTTGGGTATGGtagaaaatttaattttttaaatgggATCGTGTTGCATCTTTTGAAATGATAAGAAAgatgatgggttttttttttttttttttcgtgattAATGTGTAAATCATACCTTTGAAGAGAATCCTCTTGTCTATATTGGTTTTTGTATTTAAGAGATCATGGCTTTTAAGAAAGgaaacatcttttttttttttttctttcctttccaatttctttttcttttttatacgaAAGAATTTGTAATTGGGTTGATTGAGTAGAAATTTTCTCTCACCAGGaatgtaatttgattgattgaaatCACTAATGGGTTTTCTCATAAATTATGTTTTATGGTCCCTGATTGGTTGATCCAATGGTGCAGATCTCGGCATTGAAGAGTAGAGAAGCATCGGAGCCTATCAACCTGAATAAAGAAACTGAGGCTTCCTGCAGCAGGAGTGAGAACAGCTCAGATATCAACTTGGATATCTCAAGAACATCAGCAATTGATAGCCCCCTATCTTCCCATCCAAACCGACCACTCTTCCCATCAATGAGGCCTGCCAATCTACTCCACCACAACCCCTCAAGACCAGACCTTCAGACCCCCAAAATCGAGCAATCTGTCCCCCAAGATGAGTCCTTCTGCAACATGTTCATCGGCATCGACGAGCAATCCGGCTTCTGGCCATGGTCAGAACACCACCATTTCCACTGAAATGCACTGTTGGATCCGGCCTCCCATTAATGTTGGCGATTCAATTCGtcgaaattaagaaagaaaaacgGCCTAAGCCCACCTGCCATCTGACCCGTTCCAATCGTCTTCATTCAACTGGAATTCATGACTTGGATTGGTGTATAGAAGATTAGCATGTAGAATTCCAAGTGGGTCTGGAGAAATGTGAAGGAGAATAAAGGGGGTATATGTCTGTGGTAGAATTACAACATCTTCTTCTAACCACCTTGTTCGAGAGATGTTGTGATTGGATTAGTTACTATAGTATTAGATGATTATGGTAAGATGGTTGATAGCTCATGCATGGGCCATGAAATAAAAAAAGGGATTCTCTCCTTTCATTTTTGATGGGAAATGATGATAGTGTtgtgtactttaaaaaaaaaaaatgagaaagaaagaaaagatgtgCATTTGAGTGATTGAGAGAAAGATCTCATGATGGGTTAGCTCGGATCACCAAGCTGTAATAAAGCTCAAAAGATGAAGCGAATCTACTCGATTTTAATAAAGAAAGTCGATGTCcccaaacgagagagagagatgcgaTACACACATTCCGAAATAGAAAGAAGACAAAGGGTAGGAGCGGAGAGAAGAAAACAAGGGAGCTTGGAATTGGGGCATTCTCATGACGGGTCAGAAAGGGTTCTGGTGATGTGCAGCTGACAGCTCCTGTACTCACTTTCTGGCCTTACATATTCATGCTTTCGAGATAAGCGTTCATGTGATCCACtgtcccacctctctctctctctctctctctctctctctctctcttttcgttTTCAGCATatgcatgtgggcccatggtttagtaATTCATACTACCATTCATcatttgggccccaccttcgTTATAACAATCGCCCTATAACCTACTCGGTAGGGGCCACTCTTACCACATTCAACCAATGGATGGCTGAGAAGAGAGGTAATTCAAAGGCTAAAGATtagtggctaggatctttcatCCTGGGGATTTTTATGGCAAGTTCCATCTAGCGGGGTTCACATCCACTTGGATTGCCTAGTGTAGAATAGCATCGAGGTCAGTATTGTTTTGAtatggcaaagttctgtgggccctaccatgatgtaagtcTTATTTttgatcatttcatggcatggcccaaaaataagcctgatccaaggatcaagtggaccacaccgcttaAGCAGCAattgggacaatgatgcccaccgttgaagccttcctaggatACACCATGTTGTTAATTTCTCATCCAATCCAACCGtcttataaggtcacataaatctggataaggaaaaacacagatatcaacttATCAAAACTAACTTCCTGTGGGCCCAAGAAGTCTTCAAAATTGGGGCAGCGTCATTGTCGTCATTTCTTTATGCCGTGTCGTCAACTTGAGCTTaattttgatttgatttatttttgggctcatgccttaacatgatttcatcaaaatggatggacggtgtagatataatacatatctaCATCACATAACTTTGCTACGTCAACTCTGTGTAGCCcaaccgtgatgtacgtgtcttatatGCCGCGTCCATCCACATTttaagctcatttcagggcatgaacccaaaattgaagcttatcaaAAGATCGAGTGggcacactacatgaaacagtggaatgatgatgtccaccgttaaaacctttttaggatccaatgtgatgtatttatttgccatccaacctgtttataaggtgtaaaagacatggatgaatggaaaaaaaaacaaatatcagcttgatcacctcaagaaattttcaacggtaggcattcaattctccctattatatatggtgtggtccactagaacttttgaaatgcttcaattttgtgttcatgccctagaatgagctcAACAaacggatgggcggtgtggataagacacatacatcacactgatCCTATAGAGTTCACTCAGGCGTTCTGAGTTAATCCCCTCTCTTACTGACCTCGGTGCTGTCTAAACTACGCAATTAGGGGGGTAAATAACCGGGCTCGGGCTCgacaaaatcagaattttaaatagGCCCAGCACAAAAGACCGGcccaaaacaattcaaaatccgggcctggaatccaggcccggcccgttgacagccctgcGCGCAATCAGATCATTGAAACATAAGCTCCACTCTTACGAAATGTTCAGATCCTGGTCCAATATGCGATCACGTGTACATACCGCAGGATATGTAGGCCATGTAACAGGTTGTAGTAAGCATGCTGATGGCCTATTGCAAAATTCGAATTGATCTGATCAACTcgtcagttgggccacaccaatgtgaTAGTGATGGACGGTTTAAGTAAAAATTTaagtggtccacattcaaagtACGAGGGTGGACTGCCTCACGACTGACTGGCCTGGATTATGGGCCATGCTATCCCAATCAACAGTTTTGACGTCTGACACACGCCATATTGGTAAGTGTAGTCGCGTATGCAGACGTGACCGTGAGCTTAGCAAAACTCACACCAGTCAGAGGCGATTAGGTGTTAGCCGGATAACACGTTAGTAGGTGTTGCCTGACcatatggggctcaccttgataatATCTGTgctgtctatccgttttttcatctcaaTTTAGTACTTGATACCAAAACATAAGCAAATctaagtttcaagtggaccacaccagtgaAACatatggtgattgaccattaaaaacttattttaggcccagcaagttttggatcaatctgatttttatatttccctttcatttaggtctacatgaccttctcaacatgttggatgacaaataaatattatgatgggcaCTATACATTTAATaataagcattcaatcaccattattttctaagGTAGGGTGTACCTGAGAGTTGGATatgcttaagttttggatcacctTCTTAAATGATGCaaaacaaaatggatagacagtgtgtgtgtgtatgtatatatatatatatatatataaatcattgagGTGGTGTGGCAATAATGCACAACTATCTAAGGTCATACAAACTGTAAGTCACATTGACAATGGGTCCtcactcttgcccgggtggtagactctcaggagtttcaactccgggtcaagggttcgagtacccataggtggtgaaattccaccagcgtgagtgtgtggggtgtgtgtgcatgtgtaaaacaaaaaaaaaaaaaaagtcacattGACAATGAGTAATTTGTAAAAGCATATTAGTCATGGAGTTCTTTAATTTGTGTAATTTAATAATATATGAAGTTGTTAGTGTATTTATTTGCGTACGCCTTTTTGTCAATCACATGCATTTGTGTATCAGTTAGTCGGTTGAGTCTTTAAAGCTAAAGACTAAAGATATATAAAGATTTGGAGAATTAAGGAAGTGGAAAACATGTAAATTaaagtgccttggtgaccctaatctTATATTCGAAACAACCTAACTTCTAAATGATCCATTCCTTAATAGGTAAAACCTTATTTGATCATCCGTTGGCCTCAATAATCTTATTTGAACATATTTAGATAGGTCTTAAGAGGCTTAAAGTTGTTGTAAAACATATAGCCCAAAACAATAGGCTCACAAGTGCCGTTGAGTGAAGCTTCAATCAATTGATGGCACTACTCTAATTGATTGACGACTGGCAGAAAtgtctagcatacatacacacacacacacacacacacacacacacacacacatatatatatatatatatatatatatagaagttcTTAATCAAATTGACAAACCTTCGATTGGTATCGATCGACAACATGGCTCTAAAATGTCTAGTGATATTTTTGTTGAAAAACAACTCTTGCTCGATCAATCAAGGGTTCGTGTCGATCGATCAAAGGTGCtttttttgtcaattttttttacTGTTGGAACTTAGTTCCTTTATAAAGAACATACGAACCTTGAATATATGAATGCATTTTTTGTGCAATAGAAGCCTAAGTGATTCCTTCTTCTTGTCCTTCATTTTAAGCCTCTAAACATATGAGATTTGATTCATCTTTTCGAGCTTTAATACTTTGAGTATTCTAACATTCATATTAAAGATGAATTCAATCTTCATCTTGTTTTAGAGATTAGATCAAAACttataatcaaataattatctaAATCATTTAGaatacccatataggtgaatcctCTAGAAAATTAACtattcattagttgtaggagattatACTATCCTCCCTTGCATTGGTCACCTTATTAGAGTATCAAATACGGGGCAAACGATCGTAGGATTTGAAGCATCGACATCAACAATTGGGAGAGCACAATGAGAACTGATTGAAGCATGAGAGAGCATCGATCAGGCAACTCAAGTAAGGCTTATCAACGGGGCTCAATTCGATGAATAAGGTTGTTAATTTAAAGTTCATATATTCTTTTCTTGTGTAGGCTTCAATGTAAAAGTTTATGACTCAAACTTaaataggttcttgtataggacataGGCTTTTGTGTAGGACCAAATTCACCGGACACGGGTGTATACGTGTTAGTCTTCTTAGAGAACCTTTGGTGGGACTATACGTAGGGCCTTGGATTAAGACCGCTAGTgtttgttggttagccgataaaaaaccaactaaagtctctttcGGGAGCCACCGACACGAGTATAAACATGTTCCTCCGGCACGAGAGTGTACATGTAGGTTAGTAGTTAACATAGAAGAAACTATTGTAAACGTTAAGGGTGAACATATTTAAAACCTTATAAGATAGTAAATATCGGTACACTTGAGGAGAGTGCATCCGCCAGGAATGGAGTACGGAAACcaaaccattatacatgcttgtgtttgtgattgtcatttgGGTATAATTCTATTCATGCTTATCTGTTAGATTGATTAAACTATATGAATACTTGAATTAGATTGTGTGGTAGACACTTAACTTGTAATACTCACACAAAGTCACTGTCTTTATATACTAGTTGcttaattattaaattatttgtagtctatgtgattagacccacttTGGGATGAAATCTTTAATGTTAATTTGACTTATTagttttaattggtaaatttattttaatttgtggTCATATTCACTTCCCCTCTAGAACTTAGTTATAATTCTATACTCCACCCACCTTTTGCACGTGTCATGGTAGACAATCCATACAATTTCAGAGTCCATATGTGTTATTAAagatttatatttgtttttcgtGTGCAATTAGGAAAGTGTGGGCATGCCAGAGTAGTGctcgactcaatgtttgattgaatgttgATGCCCCATGCTAGATTAACCGTTTATGACTAAATTCTAGGTCTCATCTGCCCTCTCAACTACCAGT contains:
- the LOC131231784 gene encoding homeobox-leucine zipper protein HOX21-like isoform X2, whose product is MTCNGVASFLGKRSMSFSGIEGCEDMNGEDDLSDDGSQAGEKKRRLNMEQVKTLEKNFELGNKLEPERKMQLARALGLQPRQIAIWFQNRRARWKTKQLEKDYDLLKRQFEAVQADNESLQAQNKKLQAEISALKSREASEPINLNKETEASCSRSENSSDINLDISRTSAIDSPLSSHPNRPLFPSMRPANLLHHNPSRPDLQTPKIEQSVPQDESFCNMFIGIDEQSGFWPWSEHHHFH
- the LOC131231784 gene encoding homeobox-leucine zipper protein ATHB-13-like isoform X1 codes for the protein MTCNGMPFFTPNFMLQPTHEEDHPPTSLNPILSPCAPQDFHGVASFLGKRSMSFSGIEGCEDMNGEDDLSDDGSQAGEKKRRLNMEQVKTLEKNFELGNKLEPERKMQLARALGLQPRQIAIWFQNRRARWKTKQLEKDYDLLKRQFEAVQADNESLQAQNKKLQAEISALKSREASEPINLNKETEASCSRSENSSDINLDISRTSAIDSPLSSHPNRPLFPSMRPANLLHHNPSRPDLQTPKIEQSVPQDESFCNMFIGIDEQSGFWPWSEHHHFH